A genomic window from Candidatus Cloacimonadota bacterium includes:
- the ygfK gene encoding putative selenate reductase subunit YgfK, which translates to MSDKMTPIPFERLLDWIIKEYRDQKTIFGIPEEKLFRNNDSRSLILLGEKLETPIGPAAGPHTQLAQNIASAYLCGGRFFELKTVQILDELEIEKPCIEAEDEGYNTEWSTELTVQQAFEEYVKAWFLLYFLKDYFKLSKNKERDFVFNMSVGYDLKGIKSKKIDDFIKNLKDASQGDFFNECKDILKRKIKKDEIPNIINSDFIEKISSHISNSITLSTMHGCPPEDQEEICKYLIKEKRLHTFVKLNPTLLGFDFVQNVFIKMGYKNIELKENSFKHDLQYDDAIKMLKRLQKFALENNREFGVKLSNTLPVINTKKILPGNEMYLSGRILHPLTINLASKLTSEFDGDLPISYSGGADIFNIKKIIQTGIQPITMATVLLKPGGYFRLKQIADALMKAEDNMLPKGRKIDVEKLQNLAEESLNEVDYIKQRKPVHDRKIELKLPLTDCYIAPCMQGCPINQDIPEYIRLVSEKRYKKALEVILTKNPLPFITGYICDHKCMLKCTRLDYEDPILIREMKRIAAEKGYSENLPNFYKFGKFEKKTAIIGAGPSGLSCGYFLSKAGFNVTIFEKTDKPGGVVQHTIPNFRIPQKAIENDLDIIKKTGVKFQFNSDANFSIKALKESGFDYIVLSIGAGKSRKLQLDVNGEKVLDAIAFLKKFKKEKKSLDIGKNIAVIGGGNSAMDAARAALRVEGVEKVYIIYRRTREFMPAEKEELENALKDGVIFKELLNPVSFHNSILKCSKMKLGEPDKSGRKRPIPIKNSFEEFKIDYVLSAIGEIADYDILQKNGIEVDSNWDIAVNKETNETNIENVFIGGDAFRGPSTVVEAIADGTKIAKAIISKKGEIPENFFEYKTDFNNKNRIREITSKKGIIKAGLDLRESDTIGFESRTTDQGNRSEEIRNKFRSTLKLSETSNEENLIDKFRKVELEAERCLECNFICNICTEVCPNRANIPIKVKSENFKDIYQILHLDGMCNECGNCETFCPYQGAPYKDKFTLFWKNEDFLSSQNNGFIVLDEQNIKLRFNHIIYNLFRQNGEIKLCNPYGIFQKEMQNLFDIISTVLKNYTQILN; encoded by the coding sequence ATGAGTGACAAAATGACACCAATTCCTTTCGAGAGACTTCTCGATTGGATCATAAAGGAATATCGAGATCAAAAAACTATTTTCGGGATTCCGGAAGAGAAACTCTTTAGAAATAATGATAGCCGTTCATTGATATTGCTGGGAGAAAAACTGGAAACTCCGATCGGACCGGCAGCAGGACCGCACACACAACTTGCTCAAAATATTGCTTCTGCATATCTCTGCGGTGGCAGATTCTTCGAATTGAAAACTGTGCAGATCCTCGATGAATTGGAAATCGAAAAACCGTGCATCGAAGCAGAAGATGAAGGATATAACACAGAATGGTCAACGGAACTGACCGTACAGCAAGCTTTCGAGGAATATGTCAAAGCCTGGTTTTTACTCTATTTTTTGAAGGATTATTTTAAACTGTCAAAAAACAAGGAAAGAGATTTTGTCTTCAATATGAGTGTCGGTTATGATTTGAAAGGAATAAAATCCAAAAAGATCGATGATTTTATTAAGAATTTAAAAGATGCTTCCCAAGGTGATTTCTTCAATGAATGTAAAGATATTCTAAAAAGAAAAATCAAAAAAGATGAAATTCCAAATATAATAAATTCTGATTTCATCGAGAAAATCTCTTCGCATATTTCGAATTCAATAACTCTCTCTACAATGCACGGTTGTCCACCGGAAGATCAGGAAGAAATCTGCAAATATCTGATCAAAGAGAAGCGACTTCATACTTTTGTGAAACTGAATCCAACCTTGTTGGGATTTGATTTTGTGCAGAATGTTTTTATCAAAATGGGCTATAAAAATATTGAGTTAAAAGAGAATTCTTTCAAACACGATCTGCAATATGATGATGCTATAAAAATGCTGAAAAGACTCCAAAAATTTGCTTTGGAAAACAACAGGGAATTTGGAGTAAAACTCTCTAATACACTTCCTGTAATAAATACAAAAAAAATTCTTCCCGGTAATGAAATGTATCTTTCTGGACGGATATTGCATCCGCTCACGATCAATCTGGCATCCAAACTTACTTCGGAGTTTGATGGAGATTTACCAATTTCTTATTCCGGTGGTGCTGATATTTTCAATATCAAGAAAATCATCCAAACAGGAATCCAACCGATTACAATGGCTACCGTTTTGCTTAAACCGGGTGGATATTTCCGGTTGAAGCAAATCGCTGATGCGCTGATGAAAGCAGAAGACAACATGCTTCCGAAAGGTAGAAAAATCGATGTCGAGAAGTTGCAGAATTTGGCAGAGGAATCGTTGAACGAAGTCGATTATATCAAACAAAGAAAGCCTGTTCATGATCGAAAAATCGAACTGAAACTTCCTCTCACTGACTGCTATATAGCTCCCTGTATGCAAGGCTGTCCGATCAATCAGGATATACCGGAATACATTCGTCTGGTTAGTGAGAAACGCTACAAAAAGGCTTTAGAAGTAATTCTGACAAAGAATCCTTTGCCTTTTATTACCGGGTATATTTGTGATCATAAATGTATGCTTAAATGCACAAGATTGGATTATGAAGATCCGATTTTGATCAGGGAGATGAAGAGGATTGCTGCAGAGAAAGGATATAGTGAAAACTTGCCAAATTTCTATAAATTTGGCAAGTTTGAAAAAAAAACTGCTATCATCGGAGCAGGACCGAGCGGGCTTTCCTGCGGATATTTTCTCTCAAAAGCCGGATTTAATGTTACTATATTTGAGAAAACAGACAAACCGGGTGGAGTTGTCCAACACACAATCCCGAATTTCAGGATCCCTCAAAAAGCGATTGAAAATGACCTGGATATCATCAAAAAAACCGGAGTGAAATTCCAATTTAATTCTGATGCTAATTTTTCCATAAAAGCATTGAAAGAATCCGGTTTCGATTATATTGTGCTCTCGATTGGTGCTGGAAAATCGCGAAAACTCCAACTTGATGTAAATGGTGAGAAAGTTTTAGATGCAATCGCATTCCTGAAAAAATTCAAAAAAGAAAAAAAATCTTTAGATATTGGTAAAAATATTGCGGTTATTGGTGGAGGGAATTCTGCAATGGATGCAGCACGAGCTGCTTTGCGAGTCGAAGGTGTTGAAAAAGTTTACATTATTTATCGCAGAACACGAGAATTTATGCCTGCTGAGAAAGAAGAACTGGAAAATGCGTTGAAAGATGGAGTTATCTTTAAAGAACTGTTGAATCCTGTTTCTTTCCATAATTCGATTTTGAAATGCAGCAAAATGAAGCTCGGAGAACCGGACAAAAGTGGAAGGAAAAGACCGATCCCGATCAAGAACAGTTTTGAAGAATTCAAAATTGATTATGTACTTTCAGCGATCGGGGAAATTGCAGATTATGATATTCTCCAAAAAAATGGAATTGAAGTAGATTCAAATTGGGATATCGCTGTGAACAAAGAAACTAACGAAACCAATATCGAAAATGTTTTTATTGGAGGTGATGCATTTCGAGGTCCTTCGACAGTTGTAGAAGCGATAGCCGACGGAACGAAAATAGCAAAAGCAATAATTTCCAAAAAAGGTGAAATTCCAGAAAATTTCTTTGAATATAAAACCGATTTCAATAATAAAAATCGAATTAGAGAGATAACTTCCAAAAAAGGAATCATCAAGGCTGGACTTGACTTGAGAGAGTCCGATACAATCGGATTCGAGTCGAGAACAACCGACCAAGGAAACCGTTCTGAAGAGATTCGGAACAAGTTCCGATCTACGCTCAAACTTTCCGAAACTTCTAATGAAGAAAATCTTATAGATAAGTTTCGGAAAGTTGAACTTGAAGCAGAAAGATGCCTTGAATGCAATTTCATTTGTAACATCTGCACAGAAGTATGTCCTAATCGAGCAAATATTCCAATTAAAGTAAAATCCGAAAATTTCAAAGATATTTATCAAATCCTGCATCTCGACGGAATGTGTAATGAATGCGGAAATTGCGAGACTTTTTGTCCATATCAAGGAGCTCCTTATAAAGATAAATTCACGCTTTTCTGGAAAAATGAGGATTTTTTAAGCAGTCAGAATAATGGATTTATCG